The following are from one region of the Muntiacus reevesi chromosome 3, mMunRee1.1, whole genome shotgun sequence genome:
- the MAP3K2 gene encoding mitogen-activated protein kinase kinase kinase 2 isoform X1 translates to MMDDQQALNSIMQDLAVLHKASRPALSLQETRKTKSSSPKKQNDVRVKFEHRGEKRILQFPRPVKLEDLRSKAKIAFGQSMDLHYTNNELVIPLTTQDDLDKAVELLDRSIHMKSLKILLVINGSAQAAGLEPLPSLEDLDNTVFGAERRQGLPLAGPTSRDRSSPPPGYIPDELHQVARNGSFTSINSEGEFIPESMDQMLDPLSLSSPENSGSGSCPSLDSPLDGESYPKSRMPRAQSYPDNHQEFSDYDNPIFEKFGKGGTYPRRYHVSYHHQDYNDGRKTFPRARRTQGTSFRSPVSFSPTDHSLSTSSGSSIFTPEYDESRIRRRGSDIDNPTLTVMDISPPSRSPRAPTNWRLGKLLGQGAFGRVYLCYDVDTGRELAVKQVQFDPDSPETSKEVNALECEIQLLKNLLHERIVQYYGCLRDPQEKTLSIFMEYMPGGSIKDQLKAYGALTENVTRKYTRQILEGVHYLHSNMIVHRDIKGANILRDSTGNVKLGDFGASKRLQTICLSGTGMKSVTGTPYWMSPEVISGEGYGRKADIWSVGCTVVEMLTEKPPWAEFEAMAAIFKIATQPTNPKLPPHVSDYTRDFLKRIFVEAKLRPSADDLLRHMFVHCH, encoded by the exons ATGATGG ATGATCAGCAAGCTTTGAACTCAATCATGCAAGATTTGGCTGTTCTGCATAAGGCCAGTCGACCAGCATTATCCTTACaggaaaccagaaaaacaaaatcctCATCACCAAAAAAGCAG AATGATGTCCGAGTCAAATTTGaacacagaggagaaaaaag AATCCTTCAGTTCCCCAGACCAGTTAAACTGGAAGACCTGAGGTCTAAAGCTAAAATTGCCTTTGGGCAGTCTATGGATCTGCATTATACCAATAATGAG TTGGTAATTCCATTAACCACCCAAGATGACTTGGACAAGGCTGTGGAACTGCTGGATCGTAGTATTCATATGAAGAGCCTCAAAATATTACTTGTAATAAATGGAAGTGCACAG gcTGCTGGTTTAGAGCCACTGCCATCATTGGAAGATCTGGATAACACAGTGTTCGGAGCAGAGAGGAGACAAGGGCTTCCCCTAGCAG gtCCCACTAGTAGAGATAGAAGCTCCCCTCCCCCTGGATACATTCCAGATGAATTACACCAGGTTGCCCGGAATGGGTCATTTACCAGTATCAACAGTGAAGGAGAGTTCATTCCAGAGAGCATGGACCAA atgcTGGACCCATTATCTTTAAGCAGCCCTGAAAATTCTGGCTCAGGAAGCTGTCCATCACTTGATAGCCCTCTGGATGG AGAGAGCTATCCAAAATCACGAATGCCTAGGGCACAGAGCTACCCTGATAATCATCAGGAATTTTCAG ACTATGATAACCCTATCTTTGAAAAATTTGGAAAAGGAGGAACATATCCAAGAAGGTATCATGTTTCATATCACCATCAGGACTATAATGATG gtCGTAAAACTTTCCCAAGAGCTAGAAGGACCCAGGGGACCAGCTTCCGATCTCCTGTGAGTTTCAGTCCTACTGACCACTCCTTAAGCACTAGTAGTGGAAGCAGCATCTTTACCCCAGAGTATGATGAGAGCCGAATAAGAAGAAGGGGAAGTGACATAGACAACCCTACTCTGACTGTGATGGACATTAGCCCACCCAGTCGCT CACCTCGTGCTCCAACCAACTGGAGATTGGGCAAATTACTTGGCCAGGGAGCCTTTGGCAGGGTCTACCTCTGTTACGATGTTGATACAGGAAGAGAATTGGCTGTTAAGCAAGTTCAGTTTGACCCAGATAGTCCTGAGACCAGCAAG GAAGTAAATGCACTTGAGTGTGAAATTCAGTTGTTGAAAAACTTGCTGCATGAGCGAATTGTTCAGTATTATGGCTGTTTGAGGGATCCCCAAGAAAAAACACTTTCCATATTTATGGAATATATGCCAGGG ggCTCCATTAAGGACCAATTAAAAGCATATGGAGCTCTTACTGAGAATGTGACCAGGAAATATACCCGTCAAATTCTTGAGGGAGTTCATTATTTGCACAGCAATATGATTGTTCATAGAGATATAAAAG GTGCAAATATTCTGCGAGATTCAACAGGCAACGTCAAACTAGGAGATTTTGGGGCCAGCAAACGGCTTCAAACCATCTGTCTTTCAGGGACGGGAATGAAGTCTGTCACAGGCACACCGTACTGGATGAGCCCTGAGGTGATTAGTGGAGAAGGCTATGGCAGAAAAGCAGATATCTG GAGCGTGGGCTGTACTGTGGTAGAAATGCTAACTGAAAAGCCTCCTTGGGCCGAGTTTGAAGCGATGGCTGCCATCTTTAAAATCGCCACTCAGCCAACGAACCCAAAGCTGCCACCTCACGTCTCAGACTACACTCGAGATTTCCTCAAACGGATTTTTGTAGAGGCCAAACTGAGACCGTCCGCTGACGACCTTCTGAGGCACATGTTTGTGCACTGTCACTAG
- the MAP3K2 gene encoding mitogen-activated protein kinase kinase kinase 2 isoform X2 → MKSLKILLVINGSAQAAGLEPLPSLEDLDNTVFGAERRQGLPLAGPTSRDRSSPPPGYIPDELHQVARNGSFTSINSEGEFIPESMDQMLDPLSLSSPENSGSGSCPSLDSPLDGESYPKSRMPRAQSYPDNHQEFSDYDNPIFEKFGKGGTYPRRYHVSYHHQDYNDGRKTFPRARRTQGTSFRSPVSFSPTDHSLSTSSGSSIFTPEYDESRIRRRGSDIDNPTLTVMDISPPSRSPRAPTNWRLGKLLGQGAFGRVYLCYDVDTGRELAVKQVQFDPDSPETSKEVNALECEIQLLKNLLHERIVQYYGCLRDPQEKTLSIFMEYMPGGSIKDQLKAYGALTENVTRKYTRQILEGVHYLHSNMIVHRDIKGANILRDSTGNVKLGDFGASKRLQTICLSGTGMKSVTGTPYWMSPEVISGEGYGRKADIWSVGCTVVEMLTEKPPWAEFEAMAAIFKIATQPTNPKLPPHVSDYTRDFLKRIFVEAKLRPSADDLLRHMFVHCH, encoded by the exons ATGAAGAGCCTCAAAATATTACTTGTAATAAATGGAAGTGCACAG gcTGCTGGTTTAGAGCCACTGCCATCATTGGAAGATCTGGATAACACAGTGTTCGGAGCAGAGAGGAGACAAGGGCTTCCCCTAGCAG gtCCCACTAGTAGAGATAGAAGCTCCCCTCCCCCTGGATACATTCCAGATGAATTACACCAGGTTGCCCGGAATGGGTCATTTACCAGTATCAACAGTGAAGGAGAGTTCATTCCAGAGAGCATGGACCAA atgcTGGACCCATTATCTTTAAGCAGCCCTGAAAATTCTGGCTCAGGAAGCTGTCCATCACTTGATAGCCCTCTGGATGG AGAGAGCTATCCAAAATCACGAATGCCTAGGGCACAGAGCTACCCTGATAATCATCAGGAATTTTCAG ACTATGATAACCCTATCTTTGAAAAATTTGGAAAAGGAGGAACATATCCAAGAAGGTATCATGTTTCATATCACCATCAGGACTATAATGATG gtCGTAAAACTTTCCCAAGAGCTAGAAGGACCCAGGGGACCAGCTTCCGATCTCCTGTGAGTTTCAGTCCTACTGACCACTCCTTAAGCACTAGTAGTGGAAGCAGCATCTTTACCCCAGAGTATGATGAGAGCCGAATAAGAAGAAGGGGAAGTGACATAGACAACCCTACTCTGACTGTGATGGACATTAGCCCACCCAGTCGCT CACCTCGTGCTCCAACCAACTGGAGATTGGGCAAATTACTTGGCCAGGGAGCCTTTGGCAGGGTCTACCTCTGTTACGATGTTGATACAGGAAGAGAATTGGCTGTTAAGCAAGTTCAGTTTGACCCAGATAGTCCTGAGACCAGCAAG GAAGTAAATGCACTTGAGTGTGAAATTCAGTTGTTGAAAAACTTGCTGCATGAGCGAATTGTTCAGTATTATGGCTGTTTGAGGGATCCCCAAGAAAAAACACTTTCCATATTTATGGAATATATGCCAGGG ggCTCCATTAAGGACCAATTAAAAGCATATGGAGCTCTTACTGAGAATGTGACCAGGAAATATACCCGTCAAATTCTTGAGGGAGTTCATTATTTGCACAGCAATATGATTGTTCATAGAGATATAAAAG GTGCAAATATTCTGCGAGATTCAACAGGCAACGTCAAACTAGGAGATTTTGGGGCCAGCAAACGGCTTCAAACCATCTGTCTTTCAGGGACGGGAATGAAGTCTGTCACAGGCACACCGTACTGGATGAGCCCTGAGGTGATTAGTGGAGAAGGCTATGGCAGAAAAGCAGATATCTG GAGCGTGGGCTGTACTGTGGTAGAAATGCTAACTGAAAAGCCTCCTTGGGCCGAGTTTGAAGCGATGGCTGCCATCTTTAAAATCGCCACTCAGCCAACGAACCCAAAGCTGCCACCTCACGTCTCAGACTACACTCGAGATTTCCTCAAACGGATTTTTGTAGAGGCCAAACTGAGACCGTCCGCTGACGACCTTCTGAGGCACATGTTTGTGCACTGTCACTAG